Genomic segment of Ruegeria sp. TM1040:
ACAAACTCTTGTCGCCGGCCCGCACTCATCGCGCCACCAAGCGGGTATTGATGCGACGGCGTCAGAACCACCACATCGGTGCCATCGCCAGTTGTAGGGACTTCGGCCCCTTGGGAATCGAGCGCCAAGTCTCGGATGCGACGCCCCTGCGCCTGCGCAAACCGTCGGATCGGGGGATAGCCGGGATCCTCCACCCCAACCGCTCCGGTGCTCGAGGCCAGCGCCGCGAGACAAACATCCAACGCCTCGGTCGCGCCAGAGGTGACCAGCACCTGATCCGGCCGCGCGGCGATCCCGCGCCAATCGTTCACATGGGCGGCAATGGCCTGGCGCAGGTCCGGATGACCAAAGCGCCCGCAGCCCATCAACATATCTTCTGGACGTGTGCGGCAGAGGCGAGCAACGGCTTTTGCCCAGGCGCGGTGCGGAAAGAGACGCATGTCCGGCTGGCCAGCCTCCAAGAGCAGGTCTCCCCGCTCGCTGAGGTCCGCAGGTGGCGTGGGCGTCCCTTTCGCCGGAAGCTCCACCTCGCCCATGGCACAGACGGTATAACCCGATCCGCGCCGCGCCATGAGATAGCCCTCGGCCACCAGCTGCTCATAGGCCGTCACGACCGTCGCACGCGCCACCCCCAGATCCCCTGCAAGCGCCCGCGTTGCCGGGAGCCGCGCCCCGGTGGCAAGAGCCCCAGAGCGAATTCGAGATCGCAAGGCCGTGCAGATCTGCTCAAAGATCGGCACATCAGAACGCCGATCCGGCATAAAGGCGGGCAAATCGCTTGGCATAATTGGTCCGATCAGAGTGTCCTCTTGGCAACGTTATGCCTGCGCCAATCGACAGACAAGCAAAGACCGGGCACAACGCCCGGCCCCTGTCTTTCCCAGATGCGCACTCACTCGGCGGCGCGCACCCCGGCATAGGCGCGCAGCTCAACGAAGGTCTCGTTATAGCAGGCCCCGTCGCCAATATCGGTGCGTACCTCCACCGGGATCAGAGCGTTTGCGGTGAGGCCCGTCTTGGAACTGATGCGCCATGTACCCTTGGGGGCATACGTCACACCGCGCTGCATCGCATCCGAGATCTTGAGACGGAACGTGACGCTTCCGCGGGCGTTGGCAACCTCGACCAAATCACCATCCTGCAGCCCCCGTGCGGCGGCGTCTTCGGGGTGCACCTCGATGCTCTCGGGCCCTGCGGAAAGCGGCGCGCTGCCGAAAGTGGCGTTGATGCGTTTGTCCGAACTCGGGGTAATCAACACCAAAGGCAGGTCCTGCGACACCGGATCATAGCGCGGCACGCCAAAGCCGGTCTCCGCCTCGAGCGCGGCGCTGAACAGCTCAATCCGGCCTGTTTCTGTGTCGGGCGTCACCGTCTCGCAGAGGACCAGAGCAGCGCCATCGCTTTTTTGCATTTCCAACGCGCGATCCACCGGCATCTGGCTTGGGGGGCGGCCTTCAAATTGCGGATGGCTGGCATCCATCGCGTCATCCATCAACTGCACGTCCGAAGCCTGATGCTCTGGCTCGATATAGCCAAAACGCGCGGCCAGACGGCGGAAAATCTCCGTGTTCGGCAGACTTTCCGCGATGGGCGCGATCACGGGCTCGGCCCGCTGGACATAGTTCTGACCATAGGCGGCAAAGATCTCATCGTGCTCAAAGTGGGTGGCTGCGGGCAGGATCACATCGCAATATGCCATGCTGTCGGTCATCACCACGTCGCAGCCAACGGTAAAGATCTCAGGCTGACTCAACGCCGCAATCATCCGAGTCTGGTCGGGGTGTGTCGCGACAGGATTGTGGTTGTAGATCATGACGGCATTGATCGGTGTGGATTGCTCGCGATCAAGCATCAGCTGTGCCACATCAAGGATATTCACCACCCGTGTTTCAGGGTCGATCAGATGATCGCCCTGCAGCCGGGCGCGTGTCTTGGGGGAGGCCAGTCCGGATTTGGCCACCACCCCGGCTCCCAGTCGCCCGTGCTGTCCCAGGAGCGCATTGAGCGCCATCGCCGCGCGCAGCCCCGAACCTCCGGAGCGTCCCCGTTCCATCCCATTGCCGGTGGAGGTGGCCAGCCTCTGCGCAGTCTGCATCCAATCCGCCAGCTTGAGGATATCGCTGACAGCGAGGCCGCAGATTTCAGAAGCGTTTTCAACGCTGTGCTTGCGCGCCTCGTCCATATACTCGTCAACGCCATGCACCCAATGCGCAATAAACTCCGCATCAAATGCGCCGCGCCGTTCGAGTTCAGCCGCAAGCGCATGGGCAAGCACCACATCGGTTCCGGGTCGCACCTGAAGATAGAGGTCGGCCTGCTCTGCGATCTTGATCCGCTTGGGGTCAATCACCACCAGACGCGCACCCTTGGCGCGGGCCGCTTTGACGATCCGTGTCAGATGCAGGTTGGAGACCGTCACATTGTTGCCCCAGACCACGATGAGATCGGCATGCTGGGCCTGTTCCGGCGGCATGCCGGGAGCATTGCCATAGAGGCTCTCATAGGCGAGGCTGCGCACGCCGCCGCAGAGCGGGCCGCGATCCATTCGCGTGGCGCCCAGACGGTAGAAAAATCGCCGATCGAGCGAGCCCCCCGCCAGCTCCCCGTGAGGTCCAGCATAGTTCAGCGGCAAGATCGACTGCGCGCCATGCGCATCAATGGCAGCGTGAAACCCTTCGACCACAAGATCCAGCGCATCCTCCCAACTGATGCGTTCAAACGTGCCAGCCCCCCGCGGCCCCACCCGCCGCAGCGGATGTGTGAGCCGCGCCGGACCATGTACAAAGTCAGGGTAGGCGCGCGTGACCTTGTTGCAGACCACACCGGCCGTAAACGGATTGGCATTTGACCCGCGTACGGCAGTAATCTGATCGCCCGTTACCTCGACGCTGAGGCTACAGGTGTCCGGGCAGTCCAACGGGCAAACGCTGGGCACGACACGCGTGTCTTGAGAGGATCTGGCTTGTCTGGACATCGAAGGCTCCACTTTTGGCGTCCTCTCCGGCTAGTGCAAAAGAAGCCCTGTCAAAAGCGCCAATATCCGATAAAAAGAGCAGTCCAATTTTAGACTTCGAGCCATGCCAAATCGAAAAGGCCCACACGGAAGAAATCCGTATGGGCCAGAAACCCTTTGCGCGAAAGCGGCGCCGCGGAGAGGTATGTGCGCTGTCAGGCAGACTTGCTGTTTTGCTCGACCAGATCCATCTCATCTTCGAGGCTGGGCGTATAGAACATATGCTGCGCTTTGCCCGCCCGTTTGGAGGCGTAGAGCGCAAGGTCGGCCTGATGCAATAGCGTCGCCGGCAGAGGCTGCGCGACATCCGTGGACAAGGTGGTGCCTGCAGAGGCGGAAATCCGGCACTCATCCGCGCCATACATGATCGGCTCTTCAAGGCGCTCGATCAGGCGGCAGGCCAGATCATTGATCCGGTTGCGATCCATCAACCCCTCAAACACCAGCACAAACTCGTCACCACCGATGCGCGCAACGGTGTCAGATTTGCGTGTACACTCCACCATGATGGAGGCCACCCGCTGCAACACCGCATCACCTGCGGCATGACCGTAGGTGTCATTGACAGATTTGAAGAAGTCGAGATCGACATTCATCAGGGCAAAGTCGCGCCCGCCGCTGATCAGGCGGTTCAACACATGGTCCATGGCGCGACGGTTCTTCAGCCCGGTCAACGTATCGGTAAAGGCCTGCTCCTCGGCGGCAATCTTGGCCCCCTGCAAGCGCAGGTTCAGCTGGCGCGACGCCTCCATAGCGGCAGATTTCGCCTCCACCAGGTAAAGCATCTCGATCGTGAGATCCGTGGGCGAGAAATCCTGACTGGTCAGGTTGAAGTCGCGCACCGCATCCAGCACCGAAATCCCGAAAGAGAGATTTATGAATGCGCCCCGCCCCTTGGGGAGCGGAACCAACACGCCCTTCATCCGGGTGTGCGGCGCGTCATGAAGCTGAAAGTGCAGTTTGCTGCCAGCGGTATTCATGAGATCAGCAACGGCTTTGACGGAGCGAGGCCGCTGCAGGTCCAGCACCTCGAGCACCGGTTTGCCCAACCAGCCATTGTCGCCCCGGATCTTGTCGAGGGTCGGACCGTGGCTCACGATCAGGCCATCCGCGTCAATGATCACATGCATTGGGCAGAGTTGGTCGGCAAGGCCGGTCAGCTGTTCGAAGGTCATCATAATGTATGCGCCCCCAGTTCAAACGCGCGCCCCTCGCTGAAATCGCTTTCCACGA
This window contains:
- a CDS encoding PLP-dependent aminotransferase family protein is translated as MPSDLPAFMPDRRSDVPIFEQICTALRSRIRSGALATGARLPATRALAGDLGVARATVVTAYEQLVAEGYLMARRGSGYTVCAMGEVELPAKGTPTPPADLSERGDLLLEAGQPDMRLFPHRAWAKAVARLCRTRPEDMLMGCGRFGHPDLRQAIAAHVNDWRGIAARPDQVLVTSGATEALDVCLAALASSTGAVGVEDPGYPPIRRFAQAQGRRIRDLALDSQGAEVPTTGDGTDVVVLTPSHQYPLGGAMSAGRRQEFVRWAAQSQGWIIEDDYDSEFRYAGRPIPALAGVDGQGRTVYIGSFSKIFSNSLRMGYIVAPEALVERLVRAMRRKGARASAMPQAALAEFMQHGEFYRHLRRVRRIYAERHRTLIARLRSDFSDVGHVEDYQAGMQVVLHLRPEICDQTVTTAARAAGVGAEALSSYSRRAGAFNGVVLGACLNDLDEQAEALSRLRATISSTG
- a CDS encoding molybdopterin-containing oxidoreductase family protein produces the protein MSRQARSSQDTRVVPSVCPLDCPDTCSLSVEVTGDQITAVRGSNANPFTAGVVCNKVTRAYPDFVHGPARLTHPLRRVGPRGAGTFERISWEDALDLVVEGFHAAIDAHGAQSILPLNYAGPHGELAGGSLDRRFFYRLGATRMDRGPLCGGVRSLAYESLYGNAPGMPPEQAQHADLIVVWGNNVTVSNLHLTRIVKAARAKGARLVVIDPKRIKIAEQADLYLQVRPGTDVVLAHALAAELERRGAFDAEFIAHWVHGVDEYMDEARKHSVENASEICGLAVSDILKLADWMQTAQRLATSTGNGMERGRSGGSGLRAAMALNALLGQHGRLGAGVVAKSGLASPKTRARLQGDHLIDPETRVVNILDVAQLMLDREQSTPINAVMIYNHNPVATHPDQTRMIAALSQPEIFTVGCDVVMTDSMAYCDVILPAATHFEHDEIFAAYGQNYVQRAEPVIAPIAESLPNTEIFRRLAARFGYIEPEHQASDVQLMDDAMDASHPQFEGRPPSQMPVDRALEMQKSDGAALVLCETVTPDTETGRIELFSAALEAETGFGVPRYDPVSQDLPLVLITPSSDKRINATFGSAPLSAGPESIEVHPEDAAARGLQDGDLVEVANARGSVTFRLKISDAMQRGVTYAPKGTWRISSKTGLTANALIPVEVRTDIGDGACYNETFVELRAYAGVRAAE
- a CDS encoding GGDEF domain-containing protein gives rise to the protein MMTFEQLTGLADQLCPMHVIIDADGLIVSHGPTLDKIRGDNGWLGKPVLEVLDLQRPRSVKAVADLMNTAGSKLHFQLHDAPHTRMKGVLVPLPKGRGAFINLSFGISVLDAVRDFNLTSQDFSPTDLTIEMLYLVEAKSAAMEASRQLNLRLQGAKIAAEEQAFTDTLTGLKNRRAMDHVLNRLISGGRDFALMNVDLDFFKSVNDTYGHAAGDAVLQRVASIMVECTRKSDTVARIGGDEFVLVFEGLMDRNRINDLACRLIERLEEPIMYGADECRISASAGTTLSTDVAQPLPATLLHQADLALYASKRAGKAQHMFYTPSLEDEMDLVEQNSKSA